In Ipomoea triloba cultivar NCNSP0323 chromosome 7, ASM357664v1, a single genomic region encodes these proteins:
- the LOC116025633 gene encoding uncharacterized protein LOC116025633 codes for MSGISMGYTRSRPFNGENMLRRCSNNTQADNVILIDDDVIVIDSPEYLHKNVQHTSMQSLANRCPQKTVIFLDDDENFENNENNQSTSGRESDFLNRPSSSQRPFPPCKDARKTPDDNGDDCQFVRENKAPVKLSKCKRTYSGRASSRNRYGLTSDSESSSSDSDSELMVDSVGKLQEEWEKASSRRKYDGHNTKSGVNRFDNTSMADLQAERGQTEEHPAFSSQGKASNEKEDMSPFAKGDESSSASSLGNEDGRNPKDFSSFYENFADDLEMDFQDKGKNQSADPCVTRPVSQHGVKSFYYTKDSSLGKGDCLREDPCSSGAQDSDDQCIFTEYGSPYPGHMHSMDKFSPCPGQTSSGRNFSPGVGIGTGKCHYQDNGEASLENPSKSCKHLGAEEEIVSSPSKSQQEEKSEYLLHSHGYEDGQNDDSSIITERERLKETDEYKKALEEELASRQRALQIQAEEAQNLRRLLKRKKAEKMRLLDMERRQKQRVDEMRETQKKDEENMNMKEVIRNQVRSELSKLETTCRDMASVLRGLGIFVGSSPFPQSSEVRAAYKKALLTFHPDRASRDDIRQQVEAEEKFKLISRMKEKFFPTL; via the exons ATGAGTGGGATATCAATGGGATACACTCGATCACGACCTTTTAATGGGGAAAATATGCTGAGGAGATGTAGCAATAACACGCAAGCTGATAATGTTATTCTGATAGATGATGatgttattgttattgattcTCCTGAGTATTTGCACAAAAATGTTCAACATACAAGCATGCAGAGTCTTGCGAATAGATGCCCACAGAAGACAGTAATTTTCTTAGATGATGACGAAAACTTTGAAAACAATGAAAACAACCAGTCCACTAGTGGCCGAGAAAGTGACTTTTTAAATCGTCCATCATCTAGCCAGAGACCTTTCCCACCGTGTAAGGATGCAAGAAAGACTCCAGATGACAATGGTGATGATTGTCAATTCGTGCGTGAAAATAAAGCTCCAGTAAAGCTATCAAAATGCAAAAGAACATACTCTGGCAGAGCGTCCTCCCGGAATCGGTATGGTTTGACTTCAGATTCAGAGAGCAGTTCATCTGATTCTGATTCTGAGTTGATGGTAGATTCTGTTGGAAAGCTTCAAGAAGAATGGGAGAAAGCTTCCTCAAGGAGGAAATATGATGGTCATAATACAAAATCTGGTGTCAACAGATTTGACAATACATCAATGGCTGATTTACAAGCTGAGCGTGGCCAAACTGAAGAGCATCCTGCTTTTTCTAGTCAGGGTAAAGCCAGTAATGAGAAAGAAGATATGTCCCCCTTTGCAAAAGGAGATGAAAGCTCCAGTGCTTCGAGTTTAGGAAATGAAGATGGACGAAACCCTAAagatttttcatctttttatgAAAACTTTGCTGATGATTTGGAAATGGATTTTCAGGATAAGGGGAAAAACCAGTCTGCCGACCCGTGTGTAACAAGACCTGTGTCACAACATGGTGTCAAAAGCTTCTATTACACAAAAGATAGTTCATTAGGAAAAGGGGATTGCTTACGTGAAGATCCATGTTCCTCTGGAGCTCAAGACAGTGATGACCAATGTATTTTCACTGAATATGGGAGCCCTTATCCTGGTCACATGCATTCTATGGACAAATTTAGCCCTTGTCCAGGTCAAACTTCATCTGGTAGAAATTTCTCACCTGGGGTAGGAATTGGCACTGGAAAATGTCATTATCAGGACAATGGCGAAGCTTCACTTGAGAACCCATCTAAATCCTGTAAACATCTTGGGGCAGAGGAAGAGATTGTTAGTTCTCCATCTAAGAGTCAGCAGGAGGAAAAATCAGAATACCTATTGCATTCTCATGGCTATGAGGATGGACAGAATGATGATAGTAGTATCATTACTGAAAGAGAAAGACTTAAAGAAACTGATGAATACAAGAAGGCACTAGAGGAAGAACTAGCTTCTAGGCAAAGAGCATTACAGATTCAG GCTGAAGAAGCACAAAATTTGCGGAGGTTATTGAAGAGAAAGAAAGCTGAAAAAATGCGTTTATTAGACATGGAGAGAAGACAAAAACAGCGTGTGGATGAAATGAGAGAGACACAGAAGAAG GATGAAGAAAATATGAACATGAAGGAGGTGATTCGCAATCAAGTTAGAAGTGAACTGAGTAAACTAGAAACAACATGCAGAGATATGGCTTCTGTGCTGCGAGGTTTGGGAATTTTTGTTGGTAGCAGCCCTTTTCCACAATCAAGTGAG GTACGAGCAGCTTACAAAAAGGCCTTACTGACCTTCCACCCAGATCGAGCTTCAAGAGATGATATTCGTCAACAGGTTGAAGCTGAGGAAAAATTTAAGCTCATATCTCGAATGAAGGAGAAATTTTTCCCAACCTTATGA
- the LOC116024610 gene encoding protein CLP1 homolog, whose amino-acid sequence MATHGGSGSSNVRQEKVDKECELRIEVSPDTPLRLRVLNGTAEIFGTELPPQIWLTFPPRLKFAVFTWYGATIEMDGPTETEYTADETPMISYVNVHAVLDARRHRAKASASDSDTYQGPRVIVVGPTDSGKSTLSRMLLSWAAKLGWKPTFVDLDIGQGSITVPGCIAATPIELPIDPVEGIPLEMPLVYFFGHVTPSANVDLYKVLVKELAQTLEKQFSGNAESRAAGMVINTMGWIEGVGYELLLHAIDTFNATVVLVLGQEKLWSMLNYALKSKPNVDVVKLQKSGGVVSRNAKVRQKSRGYRIREYFYGPSNDLSPHSNIANFSDLSIFRIGGGPQAPRSALPIGAEPAADPARLVPVNINRDLLHLVLAVSYAKEPDQIISSNVAGFIYITDIDIQRKKITYLAPCAGELPSKNLIVGTLAWIEN is encoded by the exons ATGGCGACTCACGGCGGAAGCGGCAGCTCGAACGTCCGGCAAGAGAAGGTTGACAAGGAGTGTGAGCTCAGAATCGAAGTCAGCCCCGACACGCCTCTCCGGCTTCGGGTCCTAAACGGCACCGCGGAAATCTTCGGCACTGAACTCCCTCCTCAAATTTGGCTCACCTTCCCCCCTCGCCTCAAATTCGCC GTCTTTACTTGGTATGGGGCCACAATTGAGATGGATGGTCCAACTGAAACCGAGTATACGGCTGATGAG ACACCCATGATCAGTTATGTAAATGTGCACGCTGTACTTGATGCTCGACGGCATCGTGCCAAAGCTTCAGCAAGTGATTCTGATACTTACCAG GGTCCCAGGGTTATTGTTGTGGGACCTACGGATTCTGGAAAGAGTACCTTATCAAGGATGCTTCTTAGTTGGGCCGCTAAACTAGGGTGGAAACCAACTTTTGTGGATTTGGATATAGGCCAAGGCTCTATAACCGTACCTGGTTGTATTGCTGCCACTCCTATTGAATTGCCCATTGATCCGGTAGAAGGAATTCCTCTCGAAATGCCACTAGTCTACTTTTTCGGCCATGTTACTCCTAG TGCAAATGTTGATCTTTACAAGGTACTTGTAAAGGAACTTGCCCAGACTTTAGAAAAACAATTTTCCGGAAACGCTGAATCTCGAGCTGCGGGGATGGTTATCAACACCATGGGATGGATAGAAGGTGTTGGTTATGAG TTGCTACTTCATGCAATTGATACATTCAACGCCACTGTTGTTCTGGTCTTGGGCCAG GAGAAACTTTGGAGCATGCTCAATTATGCATTGAAAAGTAAGCCTAATGTGGATGTGGTGAAACTTCAAAAATCTGGCGGTGTTGTGTCCAGGAACGCCAAAGTACGGCAGAAGTCAAGGGGCTACAGAATACGG GAATATTTTTACGGTCCATCAAATGATCTTTCCCCCCACTCCAACATAGCAAATTTCAGTGATCTGTCAATTTTCCGAATTGGTGGTGGGCCACAGGCTCCACGTTCAGCTCTCCCAATCGGTGCAGAGCCAGCTGCAGATCCAGCAAGATTAGTCCCCGTTAATATCAACAGAGACTTGCTACATTTAGTTCTTGCTGTGTCTTATGCCAAGGAGCCAGATCAGATCATTTCTAG TAATGTTGCTGGGTTCATCTATATCACCGACATCGACATACAAAG GAAGAAAATAACGTATCTTGCACCGTGCGCTGGGGAACTTCCGAGCAAGAATCTTATCGTGGGAACCTTGGCGTGGATCGAGAACTGA